A DNA window from Cobetia marina contains the following coding sequences:
- a CDS encoding MFS transporter, with protein MPLALLALTLSAFAIGTTEFVIVGLVPTIAQDLSVSLPSAGLLVSLYAVGVAIGAPVLTALTGRFNRKLVLLGLMALFIAGNLLAWQAPSYSSLITARILTGLAHGVFFSIGSTIATSLVSKDKEASAIAIMFTGLTVALVTGVPLGTWIGQHFGWRATFLVVSVLGVLALIGSAILVPNNLKKNVPATFAQQLKVLTHPRLLLVYLITILGYGGTFTAFTYLAPLLQDVSGFNEGAISLIMLVYGVSVAIGNIQGGKLADRMGPIRALTLIFGGLIVILGVLTFTAANPITAVITILIWGAFAFGNVPGLQVYVVQQAERFVPQAVDVASGLNIAAFNIGIALGSIVGGQVVSGMALTDTAWIGALIVTAALLLTLLAGRLDKRHASSIATA; from the coding sequence ATGCCTCTTGCCCTGCTGGCGCTGACGTTGAGCGCCTTTGCCATCGGGACCACCGAGTTCGTGATCGTCGGACTGGTGCCCACCATCGCTCAGGATCTGAGCGTCTCTCTGCCTTCCGCTGGCCTGCTGGTCAGCCTGTATGCCGTCGGTGTCGCCATCGGCGCCCCCGTGCTGACTGCCCTGACCGGCCGCTTCAATCGCAAGCTGGTGCTGCTGGGACTGATGGCGCTGTTCATCGCCGGCAACCTGCTGGCCTGGCAGGCACCCAGCTACAGCTCGCTGATCACGGCGCGTATCCTGACCGGCCTCGCCCACGGGGTGTTCTTCTCCATCGGCTCCACCATCGCGACAAGCCTGGTGAGCAAGGACAAGGAAGCCAGTGCGATCGCCATCATGTTCACCGGCCTGACCGTGGCACTGGTCACCGGCGTGCCGCTGGGCACCTGGATCGGTCAGCACTTCGGCTGGCGCGCCACCTTCCTGGTTGTCTCGGTGCTCGGCGTGCTGGCATTGATCGGCAGCGCCATCCTGGTGCCCAACAACCTCAAGAAGAACGTACCGGCCACCTTCGCCCAACAGCTCAAGGTGCTGACCCATCCGCGCCTGCTGCTGGTCTACCTGATCACCATTCTCGGCTACGGCGGCACCTTCACGGCCTTCACCTATCTGGCTCCGCTGCTGCAGGACGTCAGTGGCTTCAATGAAGGCGCCATCAGTCTGATCATGCTGGTCTACGGTGTCTCGGTGGCCATCGGCAACATCCAGGGCGGCAAGCTGGCTGACCGCATGGGCCCGATTCGCGCCCTGACCCTGATCTTCGGTGGCCTGATCGTCATCCTCGGCGTGCTGACCTTCACTGCCGCCAACCCGATCACGGCCGTGATCACCATCCTGATCTGGGGTGCCTTCGCCTTCGGCAACGTGCCGGGACTGCAGGTCTACGTCGTGCAGCAGGCCGAACGCTTCGTGCCGCAGGCCGTTGACGTGGCCTCCGGCCTCAACATCGCGGCCTTCAACATCGGTATCGCGCTGGGCTCCATCGTCGGTGGCCAGGTGGTCTCCGGGATGGCCCTGACCGACACCGCCTGGATCGGCGCGCTGATCGTCACCGCCGCCCTGCTGCTGACCCTGCTGGCCGGTCGCCTCGACAAGCGTCACGCGTCTTCCATCGCGACCGCCTGA
- the cydD gene encoding thiol reductant ABC exporter subunit CydD produces MSGVVAGILTVAQLVLTAWVITEAIEHPESLGALWWPFIGLLGLLGARVLASGGQELLAQRASQRLRQAIRGEVLTALETLGPVRAAQYHSADLAQRWVEQVEALEGYFARFHVQMRLVVITPLLILAIVVSLDWLAAILLALTAPLIPLFMALVGMGAESLNRDQFQAVARLSRHFVDRVRAITTLRLFGLGELATREVTLVADDYRKRSLRTLRLAFLSSAVLEFFASVSIAVVAIYIGFGLLGDIPIGPADELTLFSALVILLLAPEFFQPLRTLSQFYHDRASALAASETLMEILEAADMTPPRHADTRPDATGELMCLTDVCLSHPERGQVLGPLELALRQGEVLVVSGASGAGKSTLLQVMAGFVAPDSGQRQIAPATRLAWMDQRPLLMQGSLADNLRITAPQASDAEIITALERAGLKAELAALPQGIATPLGEGGRGLSGGQAQRLALARVFLSDASLVLLDEPTASLDAETERYLIAGFEWLSAQGRTLVIATHHPALIAMATRHLVLEEGRILPMTATATSQQEDERDASRD; encoded by the coding sequence TTGTCCGGGGTCGTGGCGGGTATCCTGACGGTCGCCCAGCTGGTACTGACGGCCTGGGTGATCACCGAAGCCATCGAGCATCCCGAGTCATTGGGGGCGCTGTGGTGGCCCTTCATCGGCCTGCTGGGGTTGCTGGGTGCGCGGGTGCTGGCGAGTGGTGGTCAGGAGCTGCTGGCCCAGCGTGCCAGCCAGCGACTGCGACAGGCCATTCGTGGCGAGGTACTGACGGCACTCGAGACGCTGGGGCCGGTGCGCGCCGCCCAGTATCACAGCGCCGATCTCGCCCAGCGCTGGGTGGAGCAGGTGGAGGCCCTGGAAGGCTACTTCGCGCGCTTTCATGTGCAGATGCGTCTGGTGGTGATCACGCCGCTGCTGATTCTGGCCATCGTGGTCAGTCTGGACTGGCTGGCAGCCATCCTGCTGGCGCTGACCGCGCCACTGATACCGCTGTTCATGGCGCTGGTCGGCATGGGGGCCGAGTCGCTCAATCGTGACCAGTTCCAGGCGGTCGCGCGGCTGTCGCGCCACTTCGTGGATCGCGTGCGTGCCATCACCACCTTGCGCCTGTTCGGGCTGGGGGAGCTGGCGACCCGCGAGGTGACGCTGGTGGCCGATGACTACCGCAAGCGCAGTCTGCGCACCTTGCGGCTCGCTTTCCTGTCATCCGCGGTGCTGGAGTTCTTTGCCTCGGTCTCCATCGCCGTGGTCGCCATCTACATCGGCTTCGGCCTGCTTGGTGACATTCCCATCGGGCCGGCCGATGAGCTGACCCTCTTCAGTGCGCTGGTGATCCTGCTGCTGGCCCCCGAGTTCTTCCAGCCGCTGAGAACCCTGTCCCAGTTCTACCATGACCGCGCCTCGGCGCTGGCCGCCTCCGAGACGCTGATGGAGATTCTCGAGGCTGCCGACATGACGCCGCCTCGCCACGCCGATACCCGCCCAGACGCGACGGGCGAGCTGATGTGTCTGACGGATGTCTGTCTGAGCCACCCCGAGCGCGGGCAGGTACTGGGCCCGCTGGAGCTGGCGCTGAGGCAGGGCGAGGTGCTGGTCGTCAGCGGGGCCTCCGGGGCGGGCAAGTCGACGCTGCTGCAGGTGATGGCCGGATTCGTCGCCCCGGACAGCGGGCAGCGTCAGATAGCCCCCGCCACGCGTCTGGCCTGGATGGATCAACGTCCGCTGCTGATGCAGGGCAGTCTCGCCGACAATCTGCGTATCACCGCGCCGCAGGCCAGTGACGCCGAGATCATCACCGCGCTTGAGCGCGCAGGGCTCAAGGCCGAGCTTGCCGCCTTGCCGCAAGGCATCGCGACACCGCTCGGCGAAGGCGGGCGCGGGCTGTCCGGTGGGCAGGCACAGCGGCTGGCGCTGGCGCGGGTGTTTCTGAGCGATGCCTCGCTGGTGCTGCTCGATGAGCCCACCGCCAGTCTGGATGCCGAGACGGAACGTTATCTGATCGCGGGCTTCGAGTGGCTGAGCGCTCAAGGGCGGACCCTGGTGATCGCGACCCACCATCCGGCGCTGATCGCCATGGCAACGCGCCATCTGGTGCTGGAGGAGGGGCGAATCCTGCCAATGACAGCCACGGCGACGAGCCAACAGGAGGACGAGCGTGACGCATCCCGAGACTGA
- a CDS encoding ArsR family transcriptional regulator, translated as MKSSSRDAALEDGAAASLTPLGIFKCLAEDTRLTIMQLLSETGELCVCELIWLLERREQDMPARETPHAGRERPGISQPKVSRHLAQLRDCGLLSSERRGQWVYYRLSPAMQGWRHAILMAACEAQQEEVARWRQWLVTMPNRPERCAS; from the coding sequence ATGAAGTCGTCAAGTCGCGATGCGGCGCTGGAGGATGGCGCTGCCGCTTCCCTGACCCCATTGGGGATATTCAAATGTCTGGCCGAAGATACCCGCTTGACCATCATGCAATTGCTGAGCGAGACGGGAGAATTGTGTGTCTGCGAGCTGATCTGGCTGCTGGAGCGGCGTGAGCAGGACATGCCGGCACGCGAGACGCCCCACGCAGGTAGAGAGCGCCCCGGCATCTCGCAGCCCAAGGTCTCGCGCCATCTCGCACAGCTGCGCGACTGCGGACTCCTGAGCAGCGAGCGACGCGGCCAGTGGGTGTATTACCGGCTGAGCCCCGCCATGCAGGGCTGGCGACACGCGATCCTGATGGCGGCCTGCGAGGCACAGCAGGAGGAGGTGGCGCGCTGGCGTCAGTGGCTGGTGACCATGCCCAATCGTCCCGAGCGCTGCGCCAGTTGA
- the trxA gene encoding thioredoxin: protein MADFAQVVDSNYTQEVIESEQPVLVKFWAPWCGPCKMLDPIVESIAEEQGDALKVVAINVDDAPDLAAQNGVRGLPTIALFKSGEKIEALTGVQPKENFDAMIARHA, encoded by the coding sequence ATGGCTGATTTTGCGCAAGTGGTAGACAGCAACTACACCCAGGAAGTCATCGAGAGCGAGCAGCCGGTGCTGGTGAAGTTCTGGGCGCCGTGGTGCGGCCCGTGCAAGATGCTCGACCCGATCGTCGAATCCATCGCCGAAGAACAGGGTGACGCCCTCAAGGTCGTTGCCATCAATGTCGACGATGCACCGGATCTCGCCGCGCAGAACGGCGTCCGCGGCCTGCCGACCATCGCCCTGTTCAAGTCCGGCGAGAAGATCGAAGCCCTGACCGGCGTGCAGCCGAAGGAAAACTTCGATGCCATGATCGCGCGTCACGCCTGA
- the cydC gene encoding thiol reductant ABC exporter subunit CydC has protein sequence MTHPETDGVTLREALTRLAPWWRLHDQYRRRLILGVVLMMMTACSALGLLAVSGWFITASALTGAALAAGAGMTLDVYTPGSGIRLFAVSRTVSRYLERLYNHDTILRLLASLRGTAFAALVTMDPARVAARRSSDWLNRLTADIDTLDALYLRLAAPPLMALGLIAVLVALVAVWLPTTAAWLAGFLVLGWAWLTLGQARWGLVASRRRVTTLESLRSALMETLRGQAELEAYAALGSARQRLDEIETCLLRDQWRLAVITAIGNGLASLVIGLSWLLLLAAAMQGMTDERLTPAVMVMLPLAAMALSEGLAGLPAAFTQAGATLGAAERLNELSSATRPLEGRQTLASGSVQVQIQQVSWRYPGAWFEALDEITLEITPGTQMAICGASGSGKSTLAALLTGQTRLQSGSITLNGQPIDACSPESLAHAVGCLTQQVELLDASLADNLRLGARQASDEDVWQALEAVDLAEWVAQLPQGLATRVGEGGRQVSGGQARRLGLARLVLTDPGLLILDEPFSGLDARTAQRMAQRLEGWFKARTVIYLLHEHDLASPRPGTQSITWVWRLKD, from the coding sequence GTGACGCATCCCGAGACTGACGGCGTGACCCTGCGCGAGGCGCTCACGCGTCTGGCCCCCTGGTGGCGCCTGCATGATCAATACCGTCGCCGTCTGATACTCGGCGTGGTGCTGATGATGATGACGGCCTGTTCGGCGCTCGGCCTGCTGGCGGTTTCCGGCTGGTTCATCACCGCCTCCGCCCTGACGGGGGCTGCGCTGGCCGCCGGTGCGGGCATGACGCTGGATGTCTACACCCCGGGCAGCGGCATTCGGCTGTTCGCCGTCTCGCGCACCGTGTCGCGCTATCTGGAACGGCTCTACAACCACGACACCATCCTGCGTCTGCTGGCCAGCCTGCGCGGCACTGCCTTCGCCGCACTGGTGACGATGGACCCCGCGCGGGTGGCGGCGCGGCGTTCCAGTGACTGGCTCAATCGCCTCACCGCGGATATCGACACTCTGGATGCGCTCTACCTGCGTCTGGCGGCTCCGCCACTGATGGCGCTGGGCCTGATCGCGGTGCTGGTGGCGCTGGTCGCTGTCTGGCTGCCGACAACGGCGGCGTGGCTGGCGGGGTTCCTGGTGCTGGGCTGGGCCTGGCTGACGCTGGGGCAGGCGCGCTGGGGGCTGGTGGCCAGTCGGCGGCGCGTCACGACATTGGAGTCGTTGCGCTCGGCGCTGATGGAGACGTTGCGTGGTCAGGCGGAGCTTGAGGCCTATGCGGCGCTGGGCAGTGCCCGTCAGCGCCTGGATGAGATCGAGACCTGCCTGTTGAGAGATCAGTGGCGACTGGCGGTGATCACGGCCATCGGCAATGGCCTGGCCAGTCTGGTGATCGGCCTGTCGTGGTTGCTGTTGCTGGCGGCCGCCATGCAGGGAATGACGGATGAGCGACTGACACCGGCGGTGATGGTCATGCTGCCGCTGGCGGCCATGGCCTTGAGTGAGGGGCTGGCGGGATTGCCGGCGGCCTTCACTCAGGCCGGTGCTACCCTGGGCGCTGCCGAGCGTCTCAATGAGCTGTCCTCCGCCACGCGGCCGCTGGAAGGTCGGCAGACCCTGGCCAGCGGTTCCGTGCAGGTGCAGATCCAGCAGGTGTCGTGGCGCTATCCCGGTGCCTGGTTCGAGGCGCTTGACGAGATCACTCTCGAGATCACCCCCGGCACCCAGATGGCCATCTGCGGTGCTTCCGGCTCCGGCAAGTCCACGCTGGCGGCCTTGCTGACTGGCCAGACCCGGCTGCAGAGCGGCAGCATCACGCTCAACGGACAGCCCATCGACGCCTGCTCGCCCGAGTCACTGGCCCATGCCGTGGGATGCCTGACCCAACAGGTGGAATTGCTGGATGCCAGCCTTGCCGACAACCTGCGGCTGGGCGCGCGTCAGGCCAGTGATGAGGATGTCTGGCAGGCACTGGAGGCGGTGGATCTCGCCGAATGGGTGGCGCAACTGCCTCAGGGCCTCGCCACCCGAGTGGGTGAGGGCGGTCGGCAGGTCTCGGGCGGGCAGGCGCGGCGCCTGGGACTGGCGCGCCTGGTACTGACGGATCCGGGGCTGCTGATTCTGGATGAACCCTTCTCCGGGCTGGATGCGCGCACGGCACAGCGCATGGCACAGCGTCTGGAGGGCTGGTTCAAGGCGCGTACGGTGATCTATCTGCTGCATGAGCATGACCTGGCATCGCCGCGTCCCGGTACGCAGAGCATCACTTGGGTCTGGCGGCTAAAGGATTGA
- a CDS encoding L-dopachrome tautomerase-related protein: MHNAVRSTRYLGVFALLSGLLTGCATGHSTLPATTSSLKPGPAYGEMRSVAVMQIRPGNVAVTPAGRVFATIHPMDGDHDVQLVEITGQNSYRAWPSPAFQTHAGRYSDATIDSPLGIYQDGQGGLWITDMGLHLGKTRLWGFDIASGKLITKLTLPTDIAPEGSFVQDLAVDRSRGVAYLADIANPGLITVDLASGEASRFSQHAALQAEPDATLKIDGRDIPFNGKPAKVGVDPITLSGDGETVFFGAMTGHSWYSVPARLLREGANHDTIAAAITRVGDKPISDGADTAGGIHYFTNLNQHGLDVLGADGKLTPLVRDERLDWPDGVRMAADGWLYVTVNQLDSTPPFAGGEDEGQPPYHIYKVWPTDD; this comes from the coding sequence ATGCACAACGCCGTCCGTTCGACCCGATATCTGGGCGTGTTCGCCCTGCTCTCAGGCCTGCTGACGGGCTGCGCCACCGGCCATTCCACCCTGCCCGCCACCACCTCATCACTCAAACCCGGCCCGGCCTACGGTGAGATGCGCTCGGTGGCCGTGATGCAGATACGTCCCGGCAACGTCGCCGTGACACCTGCCGGACGGGTCTTCGCGACCATTCACCCGATGGATGGCGATCACGACGTGCAGCTGGTCGAGATCACCGGACAGAACAGCTATCGTGCCTGGCCCTCACCCGCCTTCCAGACCCACGCCGGCCGCTACAGCGACGCCACCATCGACTCCCCGCTGGGCATCTATCAGGACGGCCAGGGAGGTCTTTGGATCACCGACATGGGCCTGCATCTGGGCAAGACCCGCCTGTGGGGCTTCGACATTGCCTCGGGCAAGCTGATCACCAAGCTGACCCTGCCCACTGATATCGCCCCTGAAGGCAGCTTCGTGCAGGACCTGGCAGTGGATCGCAGTCGCGGCGTGGCGTATCTGGCCGATATCGCCAACCCGGGCCTGATCACCGTCGATCTGGCCTCCGGCGAGGCGTCCCGATTCAGCCAACACGCCGCACTGCAAGCCGAGCCAGACGCCACCCTGAAGATCGATGGCCGTGACATCCCGTTCAATGGCAAGCCTGCCAAGGTGGGCGTCGACCCGATCACTTTGTCCGGCGATGGCGAGACGGTCTTCTTCGGTGCCATGACCGGCCACAGCTGGTACAGCGTCCCGGCCAGACTGCTGCGGGAAGGTGCCAATCACGACACCATTGCCGCCGCCATCACGCGCGTCGGCGACAAGCCCATCTCGGACGGTGCGGATACCGCCGGGGGCATCCACTACTTTACCAACCTCAATCAGCATGGGCTGGATGTGCTGGGGGCCGACGGCAAACTGACGCCACTGGTCCGCGACGAGCGCCTCGACTGGCCGGATGGCGTGCGCATGGCCGCTGACGGCTGGCTGTATGTCACCGTCAATCAGCTGGACAGCACGCCGCCCTTCGCAGGCGGAGAGGACGAGGGTCAGCCGCCCTACCATATCTACAAGGTCTGGCCGACGGACGACTGA
- a CDS encoding TIGR03571 family LLM class oxidoreductase: MISPTRPLDRLTQGPLTIGVELPLDNDWVRTDRAPSTPFGVPDMRAHAELIGQVDRLGFRAAWLRDVPLFDPAFGDAGQVFELFTYLGYLASHTDNLLLGTAAAVLPLRQPWLVKKAAASVQALSEDRLLLGVASGDRPAEYPLFGEEFSTRGAAFRHAVDIIKGQADDALRDGQAILPAATRPPLLSAGLSQQTPEWIGREMDGWLAYPGTPQDHIRRVALWRQVAGDKPYVSFIHLNLEDDPHAPVRRHRFGLSSGRLALMEELSAMQDAGVNHIGFHLRRNRRPLTETLEELGREVLPHFS; this comes from the coding sequence ATGATCTCCCCGACCCGCCCGCTGGATCGCCTCACCCAGGGCCCCCTGACCATCGGCGTCGAACTGCCCCTGGACAATGACTGGGTGCGCACTGACAGAGCCCCCTCCACACCCTTCGGCGTCCCTGACATGCGCGCCCATGCCGAGCTGATCGGCCAGGTCGACAGACTCGGCTTCCGCGCCGCCTGGCTGCGTGACGTGCCGCTGTTCGACCCCGCCTTCGGCGATGCCGGCCAGGTCTTCGAGCTGTTCACCTATCTGGGCTATCTGGCCAGTCACACCGACAACCTGCTGCTGGGCACTGCCGCCGCGGTGCTGCCGCTGCGCCAGCCGTGGCTGGTGAAAAAGGCCGCCGCCAGCGTGCAGGCCCTGAGCGAAGACCGCCTGCTGCTGGGCGTCGCCAGTGGCGACCGACCGGCGGAATACCCGCTGTTCGGTGAGGAGTTCTCCACCCGCGGTGCCGCCTTCCGCCACGCGGTGGACATCATCAAGGGCCAGGCGGACGACGCCTTGCGCGACGGTCAGGCCATCCTGCCTGCCGCGACGCGTCCGCCGCTGTTGAGCGCCGGGCTCTCCCAGCAGACGCCCGAGTGGATCGGTCGCGAGATGGACGGCTGGCTGGCCTACCCGGGCACGCCACAGGATCACATCCGTCGCGTGGCGCTCTGGCGTCAGGTCGCCGGCGACAAGCCCTACGTCAGTTTCATCCACCTCAATCTGGAAGACGACCCTCACGCCCCGGTGCGTCGTCATCGCTTCGGGTTGTCGAGTGGCCGCCTTGCCCTCATGGAAGAACTGTCAGCCATGCAGGATGCCGGAGTGAATCACATCGGCTTCCACCTGCGCCGCAATCGCCGCCCGCTCACGGAAACCCTCGAGGAACTGGGCCGTGAGGTGCTGCCGCACTTTTCATGA
- a CDS encoding ArsJ-associated glyceraldehyde-3-phosphate dehydrogenase — protein MPAHDAPSYSASLTLPAGLPPLRIGINGFGRIGRLALRALWKLREDVALDVVRINDPGGDAATFAHLLEFDSVHGQWSPGAGITSDDESVIIDGQRTAFSSQREIGDTDWSGCDVVIEASGKKKSTEVLNAYLEQGVARVVVSAPVKEAGVLNIVMGVNDHLYDAQTHRIVTAASCTTNCLAPVIKVIQEQFGIRHGSMTTVHDITNTQTILDAPHKDLRRARACGMSLIPTTTGSAKAISAIFPELEGRLNGHAIRVPLANASLTDMVFELDREVTVEEVNQALQTAAKGELSGVLGYETRPLVSIDFRTDSRSSIIDALSTMVVAGTQLKLYAWYDNEWGYANRTAELALKVGLGDLTDPSTQER, from the coding sequence ATGCCTGCTCATGATGCTCCGTCCTACAGCGCTTCACTGACGCTGCCCGCTGGTCTGCCACCTCTGCGAATCGGCATCAATGGCTTCGGCCGTATCGGCCGGCTTGCGCTGCGCGCGCTGTGGAAGCTGCGCGAGGATGTCGCGCTGGATGTGGTGCGCATCAATGACCCGGGTGGCGATGCCGCGACCTTCGCACACCTGCTGGAATTCGATTCCGTGCATGGCCAGTGGTCGCCGGGCGCGGGAATCACCAGTGACGATGAGAGCGTCATCATCGATGGTCAGCGCACGGCGTTCTCCAGCCAGCGTGAGATCGGTGACACCGACTGGTCGGGCTGCGATGTGGTGATCGAGGCCTCCGGCAAGAAGAAGAGCACCGAGGTGCTCAATGCCTATCTTGAACAGGGCGTGGCGCGTGTCGTGGTCTCCGCGCCGGTCAAGGAAGCGGGCGTACTCAATATCGTCATGGGCGTGAACGATCATCTCTATGATGCCCAGACGCATCGCATCGTGACGGCGGCCAGCTGTACCACCAACTGTCTGGCGCCGGTGATCAAGGTGATTCAGGAGCAGTTCGGCATTCGCCATGGCTCCATGACCACCGTGCACGACATCACCAATACCCAGACGATTCTGGATGCGCCGCACAAGGATTTGCGCCGTGCGCGGGCCTGCGGCATGAGCCTGATTCCGACGACCACCGGCTCCGCCAAGGCGATCAGCGCCATCTTCCCGGAGCTGGAAGGCCGCCTGAACGGCCACGCCATTCGCGTGCCGCTGGCCAATGCCTCTCTCACCGACATGGTGTTCGAGCTCGATCGCGAAGTGACGGTGGAGGAGGTCAACCAGGCGCTGCAAACTGCGGCAAAAGGCGAGCTTTCCGGGGTGCTGGGGTATGAGACACGCCCGCTGGTGTCGATCGATTTCCGTACCGATTCCCGCTCCAGCATCATCGATGCGCTCTCGACCATGGTGGTCGCGGGGACCCAGCTCAAGCTGTACGCCTGGTACGACAACGAATGGGGCTACGCCAATCGCACCGCGGAACTGGCACTGAAAGTCGGCCTGGGTGATCTGACCGACCCCAGCACACAGGAGCGCTGA
- the dkgB gene encoding 2,5-didehydrogluconate reductase DkgB: MSTTLPNPGFGTFRLEGETLRDSLNTALDTGYRHIDTAQFYGNEAEVGQIIADSKVPREELFITTKIWHDRLVPGDMEKSVEESLERLQTDHVDLLLIHWPSPNDEVPMEDYLPVLAKLKAAGKAHHIGVSNFTCEQLERAVGIVGRDELLTNQVEVHPFLQNRKVIDKCHELGIEVTAFMPLAVGKVMDDDTLKAIAERHDASPAQIALAWLKMQDIVTFPSSTKAKNIKSNFEAFSMSLTGEDMAKIAELDRGERIANPDFAPDWD; the protein is encoded by the coding sequence ATGTCGACTACCCTACCGAATCCCGGCTTTGGCACCTTCCGTCTCGAGGGCGAGACGCTGCGTGACAGCTTGAATACCGCACTGGACACCGGCTATCGCCACATTGATACCGCCCAGTTCTATGGCAACGAAGCGGAAGTCGGACAGATCATCGCCGACAGCAAGGTGCCGCGCGAAGAGCTCTTCATCACCACCAAGATCTGGCACGACCGCCTGGTGCCGGGTGACATGGAGAAGAGTGTCGAGGAGAGCCTGGAACGCCTGCAGACCGATCACGTCGACCTGCTGCTCATCCATTGGCCGTCGCCCAACGATGAAGTGCCGATGGAAGATTACCTGCCGGTACTGGCCAAGCTGAAGGCAGCGGGCAAGGCACACCACATCGGGGTGTCCAACTTCACCTGCGAACAGCTGGAACGTGCCGTGGGCATCGTGGGGCGTGACGAGCTGCTCACCAACCAGGTCGAGGTCCACCCGTTCCTGCAAAACCGCAAGGTGATCGACAAGTGCCACGAGCTGGGCATCGAAGTCACTGCCTTCATGCCGCTGGCAGTCGGCAAGGTGATGGACGATGACACCCTCAAGGCCATCGCCGAACGTCATGACGCCAGCCCGGCGCAGATCGCCCTGGCATGGCTCAAGATGCAGGACATCGTCACCTTCCCGTCCTCCACCAAGGCGAAGAACATCAAGAGCAACTTCGAGGCCTTCTCCATGTCACTGACCGGTGAAGACATGGCGAAGATCGCCGAACTGGATCGCGGTGAGCGCATCGCCAACCCGGACTTCGCCCCTGACTGGGACTGA
- a CDS encoding alcohol dehydrogenase catalytic domain-containing protein produces MSDSTETTTPQDIRHGTTRAPAWVWQGPGEPEALEQTEVDIGAPGDDEVLVATRAIGLNPVDWKFMAMDSELWQAGQIPGVDASGEVIACGANVTHVSPGDRIAVHTTLAGPGTFSKRLRVPARAVMRLPVTLGFNDAAAFPCPALTAWLAIEKLPVKAGRRLLITGASGSVGRWLIQLARQRDFHVIAVASEKRHADLKALGADETLTDAEQLDAPVYAVIDTVNGDHARKMTRHLGANGHIVCIQDRLEQAAAPAFGRAISQHEVALGALHWAGDDEDWARLVAAGEGLLEAIADGTLNQPAPCIESFTALPACLAELKRGERRALKFVITANE; encoded by the coding sequence ATGTCAGATTCCACGGAAACCACCACCCCGCAAGACATCCGTCACGGCACCACCCGAGCGCCCGCCTGGGTATGGCAGGGGCCGGGAGAGCCTGAGGCGCTCGAGCAGACAGAGGTGGACATCGGCGCACCGGGAGACGACGAGGTACTGGTCGCCACGCGTGCCATCGGCCTCAATCCCGTCGACTGGAAGTTCATGGCGATGGACAGCGAGCTGTGGCAAGCCGGTCAGATTCCCGGGGTCGATGCCTCGGGTGAGGTGATCGCCTGCGGCGCGAATGTCACCCACGTCTCCCCGGGAGATCGCATCGCGGTCCACACCACCCTGGCGGGGCCGGGTACCTTCAGCAAGCGCCTGCGGGTTCCGGCGCGGGCCGTGATGCGCCTGCCCGTTACCCTGGGCTTCAATGACGCCGCCGCCTTCCCCTGCCCGGCGCTGACCGCATGGCTCGCCATCGAGAAGCTGCCCGTCAAGGCCGGTCGACGCCTGCTGATCACCGGTGCCTCCGGCAGCGTGGGCCGCTGGCTGATCCAGCTGGCCCGACAGCGCGACTTCCACGTCATCGCCGTCGCCTCCGAGAAGCGCCACGCGGACCTCAAGGCGCTGGGCGCCGACGAGACCCTGACGGACGCCGAGCAGCTGGACGCCCCGGTCTACGCCGTGATCGATACCGTCAATGGGGATCACGCCCGCAAGATGACCCGCCACCTGGGGGCCAACGGCCATATCGTCTGCATTCAAGACCGTCTGGAGCAGGCGGCCGCGCCGGCCTTCGGTCGCGCCATCTCGCAACACGAAGTCGCACTCGGGGCACTGCACTGGGCGGGTGACGACGAGGACTGGGCACGCCTGGTCGCGGCGGGGGAAGGTCTGCTCGAAGCAATCGCCGATGGCACCCTGAACCAGCCGGCGCCCTGCATCGAATCATTCACGGCGCTGCCAGCCTGCCTTGCCGAGCTGAAGCGTGGCGAACGCCGAGCGCTGAAATTCGTGATCACGGCCAACGAATGA